In Helianthus annuus cultivar XRQ/B chromosome 9, HanXRQr2.0-SUNRISE, whole genome shotgun sequence, the following are encoded in one genomic region:
- the LOC110879277 gene encoding xyloglucan glycosyltransferase 4: MAPSSVVVTIDKSSNISLVEVDDSETSVFLEKQKTASTKQFSWLLLLKAQRILSFFPWITMGFSKTFLSVKKRIALSDSIKDEVKYKEKIMYRFIRAFLAISIFALCVEVFAYFQNWDLNFIPNEAMGLLHLSYMGWISFRAEYIAPSITMLSHFCVLLFLIQSLDRFILGIGFFWIKFKKIKPVINIDDQSYDLEDPSTFPMVLVQIPMCNEREVYQQSIAAACQLDWPKDRILIQVLDDSSDEVLQILIRNEVNLWQEKGVNIIYRHRFVRTGYKAGNLHSAMSCDYVKNYEFVAILDADFQPNPDFLKLTVPHFKGKPDLGLVQARWSFVNKDENLLTRLQNINLCFHFEVEQQVNGHFLNFFGFNGTAGVWRIKALEESGGWLERTTVEDMDIAVRAHLHGWKFIYLNDVRVLCELPESYEAYKKQQHRWHSGPMQLFRLCLPAIISSKISKWKKMNLIFLFFLLRKMILPFYSFTLFCVILPLTMFIPEAELPIWVICYVPVTMSILNIIPSPKSFPFLMPYLLFENTMSVTKFNAMISGLFQLGSAYEWVVTKKTGRSSESDLLAFAERESKSFNEEKIQRRLSESGLEMLGKLKEQETPAVNEKKKNKIYRRELALAFLLLTAAARSLLSAHGIHFYFLLFQGLSFLVVGLDLIGEQVN; the protein is encoded by the exons ATGGCACCAAGCTCTGTGGTGGTCACAATAGACAAATCAAGCAACATCTCTTTAGTAGAAGTTGATGATTCAGAAACATCTGTGTTTCTTGAAAAGCAAAAAACAGCAAGCACAAAGCAGTTTTCTTGGCTGCTTTTACTCAAAGCTCAAAGAATCCTCTCTTTCTTCCCATGGATAACAATGGGGTTCTCCAAGACTTTTCTTTCTGTTAAAAAAAGGATTGCTTTATCAGATTCAATCAAAGATGAAGTCAAGTACAAAGAAAAGATCATGTACAGATTCATAAGAGCATTTCTTGCTATATCTATTTTCGCTTTGTGTGTTGAAGTGTTTGCTTATTTTCAAAACTGGGACTTGAACTTTATCCCTAATGAAGCTATGGGACTGTTACACTTGTCTTACATGGGTTGGATTTCATTCAGAGCTGAATATATTGCTCCATCTATCACCATGTTGTCACACTTCTGTGTGTTGCTGTTCTTGATCCAGTCTCTTGATAGATTCATACTTGGAATTGGCTTCTTTTGGATCAAATTCAAGAAAATAAAGCCAGTGATTAACATTGATGATCAAAGCTATGATCTTGAAGATCCTTCCACTTTCCCAATGGTTCTTGTTCAGATCCCTATGTGCAATGAAAGAGAG GTGTATCAGCAATCAATTGCAGCTGCTTGTCAACTGGATTGGCCAAAAGACAGGATCTTGATACAAGTTTTGGATGATTCAAGTGATGAGGTTTTACAGATTTTGATAAGAAATGAAGTGAATTTATGGCAAGAGAAAGGGGTGAACATAATCTACCGACACAGATTTGTTAGAACAGGATATAAAGCTGGAAATCTTCATTCAGCAATGTCTTGTGATTATGTCAAAAACTATGAATTTGTTGCCATTTTGGATGCAGATTTTCAGCCTAATCCGGATTTCCTTAAACTGACAGTTCCTCACTTTAAG GGGAAACCCGACTTGGGTCTTGTTCAAGCTAGGTGGTCATTTGTGAACAAAGACGAAAACTTACTCACAAGACTACAAAACATCAACTTGTGCTTCCATTTTGAAGTCGAACAGCAAGTCAACGGTCACTTTCTCAACTTCTTCGGGTTCAATGGCACTGCGGGCGTGTGGCGGATCAAAGCGTTGGAAGAATCCGGTGGTTGGCTTGAAAGAACAACGGTTGAAGACATGGACATTGCTGTTAGAGCACATTTGCATGGCTGGAAGTTCATTTACCTTAACGATGTGCGAGTTCTTTGCGAGTTACCCGAGTCTTATGAAGCTTATAAGAAACAACAACATCGATGGCATTCGGGCCCCATGCAACTCTTCCGTCTCTGCCTCCCTGCAATCATTTCTTCCAAG ATATCAAAGTGGAAAAAGATGAACTTGATCTTCTTATTCTTCCTCCTGCGAAAAATGATCCTACCCTTTTACTCTTTCACCCTGTTCTGCGTAATCCTACCGTTAACAATGTTCATACCCGAAGCCGAGTTACCAATCTGGGTCATCTGTTACGTCCCGGTTACAATGTCAATCTTGAACATCATCCCATCACCGAAGTCATTCCCATTCCTAATGCCATACCTGCTGTTCGAGAACACAATGTCGGTAACCAAGTTTAACGCAATGATCTCGGGCCTGTTCCAGCTCGGAAGCGCCTACGAATGGGTCGTCACCAAGAAAACCGGGAGGTCATCAGAATCAGACCTGTTGGCATTCGCAGAACGCGAATCAAAAAGTTTCAACGAAGAAAAGATTCAACGACGGTTATCGGAGTCCGGACTCGAAATGCTCGGGAAACTGAAGGAACAAGAGACTCCTGCAGTTAACGAaaagaagaagaacaagattTACCGGAGGGAACTCGCACTCGCGTTCCTGCTGCTTACTGCTGCTGCTAGAAGTCTGTTATCAGCTCATGGTATTCATTTCTATTTCTTGTTGTTTCAAGGTTTGTCGTTTCTTGTGGTCGGGTTAGACTTGATCGGCGAGCAGGTAAACTGA